The genomic stretch GCTGCTTTGCCGCCGACTATCAATGCACCGGCAGCATTAAGTACAATCGCATTGCGTCTGGGTCCGGTTATTTCGCCTGAGAAGACACCACGGATCGTTTTTGCGTTTTCTTCGGGAGTGCCTGTTTTAATCTCTTCAAGGGTGCAGCGCTCCATACCAAAGTCTTCGGGCTGAATCTCATAGGTTGTGCTCTCACCATCTTTTAGCTCATTAATTCTGGTTTTGCCAAGCAGGGAAATTTCATCCAGACCATCCAGGCCGTGTACAAACATGGCGTTGGTATATCCGAGCTTTCTAGCTACATAAGACACGGTATCGAGAAGCTCGGGCTTGTAAACGCCAAGGACATGCCTGGGTGCAAAAGCGGGGTTAATTAATGGACCAATGATGGTATAAAAGATGGTTTTAATACCGAGATCCGATTCCGCGGGCAGAACTTTACACATTACCGGATGGAACAAAGGTGCGTAGATGAAAGCAATGCCGATTTCCTCAATCAACTTTTCAGCCTGTGCAGGCGTAAGGTTGATGTTGACACCCAGAGCCTCCAGCACATCTGCGCTGCCGGACAGGCTTGAAATGGAACGGCTGCCGTGCTTCGCAATAGGAATACCTGCTGCCGCAGCAACAATGGCTGTTGCGGTGGAAATATTGAAAGTACTCAAGCCCCCGCCAGTCCCGCAGGTATCCATAAGATCTGCTTCCACATTAGGCTTCAGTGGTACACAGTTTTCGCGCATTGCTTTGGCGATGAAGGCTATTTCCTGCAGAGAAGCGCCTTTCATCAAAAGTGCGACCTGAAAACCGGCAATCTGGACGTCGCTGACTTCCTCATTGTTTATGGCTTTAATGAGTTGAAAAATCTCCTGTTCAGTCAGTTCTTGATTGTTTGTTGTTTTATTCAAAATATTCTTATACATAATTGTGTCCTCCTAAAAAGGTTTTCCGTTTGTTCATGATTTATTTAAGGGCATCTTCAATGCCTTTTTTCATACTGCGTACATATTCTGAGACAGGTTCAACGCTATCTTTGCCGAATTTTGCCACCAACTTCACAATTGCACTTCCGACAATGATGCCATCGGCCAGCTTGGCCATACTACCAGCCTGTTCAGGTGTAGAAATGCCGAAGCCGGTGGCACATGGAACATCGGTAACTTCCCGAACCTTTTGCACCATTTTGCCAATGTCCGTTTTAATCTCGTTGCGTACGCCGGTCACGCCAAGGGAAGATACGCAATAAATAAACCCCCTGGCTTCTTTGGCGATCAAGGCAATCCGTTCTTCCGAGGTGGGGGCTATCATAGAAATTAAATCAATTTCGTGGAGCTCACAGACATCTGCCAATTCGTCTTTTTCTTCAAACGGCATATCAGGGACAATGATGCCATCGATGCCGCATTCGGCGCATCGGCTTAAAAACTTATCTTTCCCGTAAGTAAAAATTGGGTTGAGATAAGTCATAAACAGCAGCGGCACATCCGTTTTTTGCCTGATTCGCAGGACCATATCAAAAAGTTTATCAGTGGTGCAGCCGCCCTTCAACGCACGTTCGTCTGCCTCCTGAATAACGACGCCTTCCGCAACCGGATCAGAAAACGGTATACCGATTTCAATCAGATCAGCGCCCGCTTCCACCATAGCAGGGACCAGTTTCTCCGTGGTTTCTATATCGGGATCGCCGCCCGTGATGAAAGCAATAAATGCTTTACGATTTGCAAAGGCCTTGGTGATTCTACTCATAAAGTGATACCCCCTTGTATCTGGCGATTGCCGCTACATCTTTGTCTCCTCGTCCCGAGAGGTTGACGACGATGATTTGATCCTTAGCCATCGTGGGCGCCAGTTTCTTAGCGAAGGCAACGGCGTGTGCACTTTCAACGGCGGGAATGATTCCCTCGTTGCGGGAAAGATATTCGAAAGCATCTACGGCTTCAGCGTCCGTAATTGGTACGTACTGTGCTCGGTCTGTGTCAGAGAGATTTGCGTGTTCCGGTCCTATTCCTGGGTAATCAAGTCCTGCCGAGATTGAGTAAACCGGTGCGATCTGACCGTATTCGTCCTGGCAGAAATAGGATTTCATGCCATGAAACACGCCGACTGTACCATTAAAAATTGTTGCCGCATTCTTTGGATTGTCTACGCCTAGCCCGGCAGCCTCACAGCCGATGAGTTTTACTGACGGATCTTGAATAAACTCATAGAAGGCTCCCATGGCGTTGCTACCGCCTCCGACACAGGCGACGACTACATCGGGAAGTTTTCCTTCGGCCACCATGAGTTGTTCTTTTATCTCTTTACCTATGACCTTCTGGAAATCCCGTACAATGGTCGGGAAGGGGTGCGGCCCCATAACCGAACCCAGGATATACAGCGTATCATCCATACGTGCTGTCCACTCGCGCATGGTTCCGTTAACGGCGTCTTTTAACGTCATAGTTCCGCTCGTGACCGTATGGACTTTGGCACCCAAAAGCTCCATGCGAAATACATTTAACGCCTGACGTTCGGTGTCTTCCTTGCCCATAAAGATTTCGCAATCCATATCCATCAATGCGGCAGCCGTAGCAGTGGCAACTCCGTGCTGTCCGGCGCCCGTTTCGGCGATCACACGAGTTTTTCCCA from Bacillota bacterium encodes the following:
- the trpD gene encoding anthranilate phosphoribosyltransferase, with the protein product MYKNILNKTTNNQELTEQEIFQLIKAINNEEVSDVQIAGFQVALLMKGASLQEIAFIAKAMRENCVPLKPNVEADLMDTCGTGGGLSTFNISTATAIVAAAAGIPIAKHGSRSISSLSGSADVLEALGVNINLTPAQAEKLIEEIGIAFIYAPLFHPVMCKVLPAESDLGIKTIFYTIIGPLINPAFAPRHVLGVYKPELLDTVSYVARKLGYTNAMFVHGLDGLDEISLLGKTRINELKDGESTTYEIQPEDFGMERCTLEEIKTGTPEENAKTIRGVFSGEITGPRRNAIVLNAAGALIVGGKAASFEEGIVLANKLIDSGAAAEKLNQLREMSNSFGAK
- a CDS encoding tryptophan synthase subunit alpha, yielding MSRITKAFANRKAFIAFITGGDPDIETTEKLVPAMVEAGADLIEIGIPFSDPVAEGVVIQEADERALKGGCTTDKLFDMVLRIRQKTDVPLLFMTYLNPIFTYGKDKFLSRCAECGIDGIIVPDMPFEEKDELADVCELHEIDLISMIAPTSEERIALIAKEARGFIYCVSSLGVTGVRNEIKTDIGKMVQKVREVTDVPCATGFGISTPEQAGSMAKLADGIIVGSAIVKLVAKFGKDSVEPVSEYVRSMKKGIEDALK
- the trpB gene encoding tryptophan synthase subunit beta, yielding MKKGRFGHYGGQYMPETLMKAVQELEKAYGFYKNDPDFLNELNGLLKNYAGRPSLLYYAEKVTQDLGGAKIYLKREDLNHTGSHKINNVLGQVLLAKRMGKTRVIAETGAGQHGVATATAAALMDMDCEIFMGKEDTERQALNVFRMELLGAKVHTVTSGTMTLKDAVNGTMREWTARMDDTLYILGSVMGPHPFPTIVRDFQKVIGKEIKEQLMVAEGKLPDVVVACVGGGSNAMGAFYEFIQDPSVKLIGCEAAGLGVDNPKNAATIFNGTVGVFHGMKSYFCQDEYGQIAPVYSISAGLDYPGIGPEHANLSDTDRAQYVPITDAEAVDAFEYLSRNEGIIPAVESAHAVAFAKKLAPTMAKDQIIVVNLSGRGDKDVAAIARYKGVSLYE